The Prevotella sp. oral taxon 299 str. F0039 genome has a segment encoding these proteins:
- a CDS encoding GDSL-type esterase/lipase family protein has protein sequence MKKTFLSFIFALLTLCLHAVQKPIKVACVGNSITFGYLLDNPSTDSYPSQLQKMLGNGYVVGNFGHSGATLLNHGHRPYTQQKEYTEALNYKADIVVIHLGVNDTDPRNWPFYRDEFVPDYISLVNSFKKVNPKAHIIIARMSPLTHQHFRFLAGTRDWHKDIQKEIEYVAGVVGAQLVDFYEPLISRPSLLPDAVHPNKEGATILANVVYQAITGDFGGLKMPLYFGDNMVVDWQKPFVVNGTANAKSRVSVQLNNQKKTIEVGIDGQWQVEFLPLELGKNYTLKVSDKQTTLTFKDIVAGEVWVCSGQSNMEFPLSHAINAKEALPQAQDSLLRFLHFKPRWNTDDVSWSTTALDSINKLQYFESKGWAKCNPQTASSASAVAYFFGKMLRDSLKMPIGLVMNAVGGSTTESWIDRPTLENNIPELLNDRYNKQVMVMPWVMQRRAKNVANGKNPLQLHPYNPTYLYDSAIRPLHNMAVNGVIWYQGESNATNIEIHERLFPLLIQSWRSFFADSSLPFYYVQLSSINRTSWPWFRDSQRKMMQQLANTGMAVSSDWGDSLDVHPRNKQPIGERLARWALLKHKGFEQIVPSGPLFVGAKMQGKKVVVEFQYGKNLTTADNQPLRTLELAGADKVFYPAQTTLKDGVLEAWSDSVQQPKFVRYAYQPFTRGNLVNSDKLPASTFLSAISAK, from the coding sequence ATGAAAAAGACTTTCCTTAGTTTTATATTTGCCCTGCTTACCCTTTGTTTGCATGCAGTTCAAAAGCCCATTAAAGTGGCATGTGTAGGAAACAGCATCACCTTTGGCTATTTGTTAGATAACCCTTCGACCGATAGTTACCCCTCTCAGCTTCAGAAAATGCTCGGAAACGGCTATGTTGTGGGCAACTTTGGGCATTCGGGAGCAACTCTTTTAAATCACGGACACCGCCCTTATACACAGCAAAAGGAATATACTGAGGCGTTAAATTATAAGGCAGACATCGTAGTTATTCATCTTGGAGTGAACGATACCGACCCTCGTAACTGGCCTTTTTATAGAGATGAGTTTGTTCCCGATTATATTTCGTTGGTCAATAGTTTTAAGAAAGTAAACCCAAAGGCGCACATCATCATTGCACGCATGAGTCCTTTAACCCATCAACATTTTCGTTTTTTAGCAGGAACACGTGACTGGCACAAGGATATTCAAAAAGAAATAGAATATGTTGCGGGCGTTGTTGGAGCGCAACTCGTCGACTTTTACGAACCATTAATCAGTCGTCCTTCGTTGCTTCCCGATGCGGTTCACCCCAATAAAGAGGGCGCAACCATTCTTGCAAACGTTGTTTATCAAGCCATAACAGGCGACTTTGGCGGATTGAAGATGCCCCTTTACTTTGGCGATAACATGGTGGTTGATTGGCAAAAGCCTTTTGTGGTAAACGGAACAGCTAACGCAAAGAGCCGTGTTTCGGTACAACTCAATAACCAAAAGAAAACCATTGAGGTAGGAATAGACGGACAATGGCAGGTTGAATTCTTGCCTTTAGAATTAGGAAAGAACTACACTTTGAAGGTAAGCGACAAACAAACTACCCTCACTTTCAAAGACATTGTTGCAGGAGAGGTGTGGGTTTGCTCTGGACAATCGAACATGGAGTTCCCTCTTTCGCACGCTATTAACGCCAAAGAGGCTCTTCCTCAGGCGCAAGACTCATTGCTTCGATTTTTGCATTTCAAGCCTCGTTGGAACACCGACGATGTTAGTTGGAGCACAACAGCTCTCGATTCTATCAACAAACTGCAATACTTCGAATCGAAAGGCTGGGCAAAATGCAACCCACAAACAGCTAGTTCGGCTTCGGCAGTTGCCTATTTCTTTGGCAAGATGTTGCGAGATAGCTTGAAAATGCCCATCGGTTTGGTGATGAATGCAGTGGGTGGAAGTACTACCGAGTCGTGGATAGACCGCCCAACACTCGAGAATAACATTCCAGAACTGCTCAACGATAGATATAATAAACAGGTGATGGTGATGCCATGGGTGATGCAACGCCGTGCAAAGAACGTGGCAAACGGCAAGAATCCACTGCAACTTCACCCCTATAACCCCACTTATTTATACGATAGTGCAATACGTCCGCTACACAATATGGCTGTAAATGGAGTGATTTGGTATCAAGGTGAATCGAATGCAACCAACATTGAGATACACGAACGCTTGTTTCCGCTTTTAATTCAGTCGTGGCGTAGCTTCTTTGCCGATAGCTCCCTACCCTTCTACTATGTTCAGTTATCGTCGATCAACCGCACCTCTTGGCCCTGGTTTCGTGATAGTCAGCGCAAGATGATGCAACAATTGGCAAACACAGGTATGGCAGTTAGTAGCGATTGGGGCGACTCTCTCGACGTGCACCCACGCAACAAACAACCCATTGGTGAGCGTTTAGCACGTTGGGCTTTGTTGAAACACAAGGGATTTGAGCAGATAGTGCCCAGCGGTCCGTTGTTTGTTGGAGCGAAGATGCAAGGCAAAAAAGTGGTGGTAGAATTTCAATATGGAAAGAATCTCACCACAGCCGACAATCAACCTTTGCGCACTTTAGAACTTGCAGGTGCCGATAAGGTGTTTTATCCAGCCCAAACCACTTTGAAAGATGGTGTTCTTGAGGCGTGGAGCGACAGCGTTCAGCAACCCAAATTTGTGCGTTATGCTTATCAACCCTTCACTCGTGGCAATTTGGTGAACAGCGATAAGCTACCAGCATCTACCTTCTTGTCTGCCATTAGCGCAAAGTGA
- a CDS encoding ABC transporter ATP-binding protein, which yields MKEFLQVLRRFVPPYKKYLALSVLFNILSAVLNIFSFAALIPILQILFKTEKVAVATRLMSWNEASIKEVVSNNADFYVQQLANEWGTSTTLLVIGLLLAVMTFLKTGAYFLSSASIIPIRTGIVRDIRNQLYRKITSLSMGFFSEERKGDIIARMSGDVQEVENSIMSSLDMLFKNPILIVIYFSTLIFISWQLTIFTLLFVPLFGWIMGLVGRKLKAGSLTAQSLWSDTMSQVEETLGGLRIIKAFCAEEKMNKRFDKVNSDYRNSVKKVAIRQQMAHPMSEFMGTVMIVVVLWFGGMLVLNYNSISGSTFIYYLVILYSIINPLKEFSKAGYAIPKGLASMERIDKILKAEIAIKDPEKPVQINGFNHQIEFKNVSFKYNEQWVLRHINLVIPKGKTVALVGQSGSGKSTLVDLIPRYYDVQEGEILIDGINIKDLGVNNLRELMGNVNQEAILFNDSFRNNISFGVEDASLEQIEEAAKIANAHEFILQSENQYDTNIGDRGSRLSGGQRQRVSIARAILKNPPILILDEATSALDTESERLVQDALERLMKSRTTIAIAHRLSTIRHADEICVLHQGEIVEQGTHEELLNKDGYYKRLNDMQK from the coding sequence ATGAAAGAGTTTTTACAGGTCTTACGTCGCTTTGTGCCACCTTATAAAAAATATTTGGCACTCTCTGTACTATTTAACATACTGTCGGCAGTATTGAATATCTTTTCTTTTGCTGCGCTTATACCCATACTTCAAATCCTATTCAAAACGGAAAAAGTAGCGGTTGCAACTCGTTTGATGAGCTGGAACGAAGCAAGTATAAAAGAAGTAGTGAGCAATAATGCCGATTTCTATGTGCAACAGCTCGCTAATGAATGGGGCACCAGTACTACATTGCTTGTTATTGGCTTGCTATTGGCTGTGATGACGTTCTTAAAAACGGGCGCATACTTCCTTTCTTCGGCATCTATCATCCCCATAAGAACAGGCATTGTGCGTGATATTCGCAATCAGTTGTATCGTAAAATCACATCGCTTTCAATGGGTTTCTTCTCTGAAGAGCGCAAAGGAGATATCATTGCACGAATGAGTGGCGATGTTCAAGAGGTAGAAAACTCTATCATGTCGTCGCTAGATATGCTTTTTAAGAATCCAATTCTTATCGTTATCTACTTCAGTACGCTTATCTTCATCTCGTGGCAACTCACCATTTTCACCCTTCTTTTTGTGCCTTTGTTTGGCTGGATCATGGGTCTTGTGGGCAGAAAGCTAAAAGCTGGCTCGCTAACAGCACAAAGTTTGTGGAGCGATACCATGAGTCAAGTAGAAGAAACGCTTGGCGGTTTGCGCATCATTAAAGCGTTTTGCGCTGAAGAAAAGATGAATAAACGATTCGATAAGGTGAACAGCGACTATCGAAATAGCGTTAAAAAGGTTGCAATTCGCCAGCAAATGGCTCACCCAATGAGCGAATTCATGGGCACAGTGATGATTGTTGTGGTGCTTTGGTTTGGTGGAATGCTCGTGTTAAACTACAACTCGATAAGCGGTTCGACCTTTATTTATTACCTTGTGATACTTTATAGCATCATTAACCCCTTGAAAGAGTTTTCTAAAGCGGGTTATGCTATCCCCAAAGGACTGGCTTCTATGGAGCGAATCGACAAGATATTAAAGGCAGAAATAGCTATTAAAGACCCCGAAAAGCCTGTTCAAATCAATGGTTTTAACCATCAAATAGAATTCAAAAATGTTTCGTTTAAATACAACGAACAATGGGTTCTTCGCCATATCAACCTCGTAATTCCTAAAGGAAAGACTGTTGCTTTGGTGGGACAAAGCGGTAGTGGCAAGAGTACTCTTGTGGATTTAATTCCTCGTTACTATGATGTTCAAGAGGGAGAGATACTCATTGATGGCATCAACATTAAGGACTTAGGAGTGAATAACCTAAGAGAATTGATGGGAAATGTGAACCAAGAGGCTATTCTTTTTAACGATTCGTTTAGAAACAACATTTCTTTTGGAGTGGAAGACGCTTCTTTAGAGCAGATTGAAGAGGCGGCAAAGATTGCCAATGCACACGAGTTTATTTTGCAATCAGAGAACCAATACGACACAAACATAGGCGACAGAGGTAGTCGTTTGTCTGGTGGTCAACGCCAAAGAGTGAGCATTGCACGTGCAATATTAAAGAATCCGCCTATCTTAATACTTGATGAAGCAACCAGTGCACTCGACACTGAGAGTGAAAGATTGGTGCAAGACGCTTTGGAAAGACTCATGAAAAGTCGCACAACAATCGCTATTGCACACCGACTTTCTACCATTCGACATGCCGATGAGATATGTGTTCTGCATCAAGGAGAGATTGTTGAGCAGGGAACTCACGAAGAATTACTGAATAAAGACGGTTATTATAAACGATTAAACGACATGCAAAAGTAG
- a CDS encoding lysophospholipid acyltransferase family protein, whose product MYRLIYAFFYTLSLLPMWCLYRLSDMGFVLIYYILRYRRNVVKSNLTSSFPEKSQEELKEIERKFYRWFADYFIESVKLLSISKEELSKRLTIINAKHIEECFKEGQDCAGILGHYCNWEWLSCIGISLPSDRKIGLIYKPIRNKTIDKLFYQLRSCVGGVPVPKNEILRYLVQYRKEGVRSLFGYISDQSPRWQNIHLWLPFLNHETPVFTGTERIMRKMNNAVYYVEMNRPKRGYYTCEFHLITKDPQSMPEHEITRQFFKMLEQSIKNQPHLYLWTHKRWKRTKEEFDSRFIIENGKVVPK is encoded by the coding sequence ATGTACAGATTGATTTACGCTTTCTTCTACACCCTTTCTCTATTGCCGATGTGGTGCCTTTATCGCCTATCGGATATGGGTTTCGTATTGATTTACTACATCTTACGATACAGAAGAAATGTGGTAAAAAGCAATCTTACATCATCTTTTCCTGAAAAGTCGCAAGAAGAGCTAAAAGAAATCGAACGAAAATTTTATCGTTGGTTTGCCGATTACTTCATCGAATCGGTGAAATTGTTATCTATCAGTAAAGAAGAACTGAGCAAACGACTCACTATTATCAATGCAAAACACATTGAAGAATGTTTCAAAGAAGGGCAAGATTGCGCAGGAATATTAGGACATTACTGCAATTGGGAGTGGCTTTCGTGCATAGGTATTAGTCTTCCGAGCGACAGAAAGATAGGACTTATCTACAAACCCATCAGAAATAAAACAATAGATAAATTGTTTTATCAATTGCGTTCGTGCGTTGGTGGAGTGCCAGTGCCTAAGAATGAAATTCTAAGATACCTCGTTCAATATCGCAAAGAGGGTGTAAGAAGTTTGTTTGGGTATATCTCCGACCAGTCGCCAAGATGGCAAAACATTCACCTTTGGCTTCCTTTTCTGAATCACGAAACGCCTGTTTTCACAGGAACAGAGCGCATAATGCGAAAGATGAACAATGCCGTTTACTATGTAGAGATGAACAGACCGAAGCGAGGTTACTACACTTGTGAATTTCATTTGATTACAAAAGATCCACAAAGTATGCCCGAACACGAGATAACTCGTCAATTCTTCAAAATGCTCGAGCAATCAATTAAAAATCAACCACACCTTTATCTTTGGACACATAAGCGTTGGAAACGCACCAAAGAAGAGTTTGATAGCAGATTTATAATTGAAAATGGAAAGGTTGTTCCTAAGTAA
- a CDS encoding glycosyltransferase family 1 protein has translation MIIGYDAKRIVNNNTGLGSYGRNLINSLVPLLETNDKLLLYTPSFGNEQLRSQVIDSNQVQYVYPQKASNGIMRGLWRTFGITKQIKAEPIDLFHGLSGELPIGIKRTNTAAVVTIHDLIFLRHPEFYNPLDVAIYRWKFKKACQEADRMIAISERTKFDIMHFGNYPEDKIDVIYQSASQRFQTHLSNNQLQAIRQKFQLPQQFILNVGTIEKRKNILQAVKALPLLSNDTHLVIVGRNTPYVKEIEAWTKSHALTSRVHILNNVSNDDLAGIYQLATCFVYPSRYEGFGLPIIEAIQCGLCVVACTGSCLEEAGGNSCLYVHPDDVEGMAAALKQLLDNPEERTQRAQKAREYVTRFENNNVAVQVQQQYLKTIETKRLSMKR, from the coding sequence ATGATTATAGGATATGATGCTAAGCGCATAGTGAATAACAACACGGGCTTAGGAAGCTATGGAAGAAACCTCATTAACTCATTAGTTCCGCTGTTAGAAACTAATGATAAGTTGCTACTTTACACCCCTTCGTTTGGCAATGAACAGCTAAGAAGTCAGGTAATCGATAGCAATCAGGTTCAATACGTCTATCCTCAAAAAGCTTCTAACGGCATCATGCGTGGCTTGTGGCGCACCTTTGGCATCACAAAACAAATCAAAGCAGAGCCAATAGACCTGTTTCACGGCTTGTCGGGTGAGCTTCCTATCGGCATAAAACGCACTAACACGGCTGCAGTTGTAACCATTCACGACCTTATTTTCCTTCGTCATCCCGAGTTTTACAACCCTCTTGACGTAGCAATCTATCGCTGGAAGTTTAAGAAAGCCTGCCAAGAAGCCGACCGAATGATTGCTATCAGCGAGCGAACCAAGTTCGATATCATGCACTTTGGCAATTATCCTGAAGACAAAATAGATGTTATTTATCAATCGGCATCACAGCGTTTTCAAACTCATCTCTCTAACAATCAGCTACAAGCAATTCGCCAAAAGTTTCAACTTCCACAACAATTCATTTTAAACGTCGGCACCATTGAGAAGCGAAAAAATATCCTTCAGGCAGTAAAAGCCTTGCCCTTGCTATCCAACGACACCCACCTTGTTATCGTTGGGCGCAACACTCCATATGTAAAGGAGATCGAAGCATGGACAAAGAGCCACGCCCTTACCTCAAGAGTACATATTTTGAACAACGTGAGCAACGACGATTTGGCGGGCATTTATCAGCTTGCCACCTGCTTTGTTTACCCTTCTCGCTACGAAGGTTTCGGTCTTCCCATCATCGAAGCCATTCAATGTGGATTGTGTGTTGTGGCTTGCACAGGCTCATGTTTAGAAGAAGCGGGAGGCAACTCGTGCCTATATGTTCACCCAGACGATGTTGAAGGCATGGCAGCAGCATTGAAACAGCTGCTCGACAACCCTGAAGAAAGAACCCAAAGAGCGCAAAAAGCCCGTGAATATGTCACCCGATTCGAAAACAATAACGTGGCAGTTCAGGTGCAACAACAATATCTAAAAACCATCGAAACCAAGCGTTTATCGATGAAAAGATAA
- a CDS encoding lipopolysaccharide kinase InaA family protein translates to MAYKIMIDEQYEDMRAFLTSIPSIFDTEGVEIYDGRNTIKSFTLPNGETINVKRFHKPSFFNQLVYSFNIRKPKGLRAFQFPYILKEKQIETPQSVAYIEERNSFHLLQHSYYAYIKCSYTNDLYDMGGKRDAEAFERVEALANFTAHMHNNGVLHKDFSPGNILWEKDEKGYHFAVIDINRMEFKQIDINEGCANFARLWGITEMFRTMARAYAKARNFDVDECERLVVMHRNKFWKNYGKRHYISFPLD, encoded by the coding sequence ATGGCATACAAAATAATGATTGACGAACAATACGAAGATATGCGTGCATTCTTAACCTCTATCCCTTCGATCTTCGACACAGAAGGAGTGGAGATATACGACGGACGCAACACCATTAAATCGTTTACGTTGCCTAATGGCGAAACAATCAACGTGAAAAGATTTCATAAACCTTCGTTTTTCAATCAGCTTGTCTACTCTTTTAACATCCGCAAACCAAAGGGTTTAAGGGCTTTTCAGTTTCCTTATATTCTCAAAGAAAAGCAAATAGAAACCCCACAAAGCGTGGCTTATATCGAAGAGCGCAACAGCTTTCACCTCTTGCAACACTCTTATTATGCCTACATCAAATGTTCTTATACCAACGATTTATACGATATGGGAGGCAAACGAGATGCCGAAGCATTTGAAAGGGTAGAGGCTTTAGCAAATTTCACGGCGCACATGCACAACAACGGGGTGTTACACAAAGACTTTTCGCCTGGTAATATTCTTTGGGAAAAAGACGAAAAGGGATATCACTTTGCTGTTATCGACATCAACCGAATGGAGTTTAAGCAGATAGATATCAACGAAGGCTGTGCCAATTTCGCACGTCTTTGGGGAATTACCGAGATGTTTAGAACCATGGCAAGAGCCTATGCCAAAGCCAGAAACTTTGATGTTGACGAGTGCGAGCGTCTTGTTGTGATGCACAGAAACAAGTTTTGGAAGAACTATGGCAAGCGACATTACATCAGTTTTCCACTCGATTAG